The proteins below are encoded in one region of Scylla paramamosain isolate STU-SP2022 chromosome 8, ASM3559412v1, whole genome shotgun sequence:
- the LOC135102973 gene encoding splicing factor 3B subunit 4-like — MAAGPIAERNQDATIYVGGLDDKVSEGLLWELFVQAGPVVNVHMPKDRVTQQHQGYGFVEFMGEEDADYAIKIMNMIKLFGKPIRVNKASAHQKNLDVGANIFIGNLDPEVDEKLLYDTFSAFGVILQTPKIMRDPDTGNSKGYAFINFASFEASDAAIEAMNGQYLCNRSISISYAFKKDSKGERHGTAAERLLAAQNPLSQADKPHQLFADAPPPPTQSAPPPPAPPPPPASAGVTPSAHPGMSVPPPGLLVPPPPPVPPPPGTTSSMPPLPSAPPTTSVPPPPGSAPPLPPIPPPPSKPPLPGQPPLPPSGPPGPPSGPNNPPNQGPYGQYPQRMPPPPWQGGPGMPPPPGMPPPRSGPPGMPPPPGMRPPPPGWRPPHPGGPPGRPPIWPASLPSTWASRTPLLCQAWGQPCGGGGPPLPPGPPPSGGPGGPMPPGPPPRGMRPPPPGVSAPNTQSGPPPPGMAPPPPPPRPPLPPPPPGGEK, encoded by the exons ATAGCCGAACGTAACCAAG ATGCCACAATATATGTTGGTGGACTGGATGACAAGGTGTCCGAGGGGCTGCTGTGGGAGCTGTTTGTGCAGGCGGGGCCGGTGGTCAATGTACACATGCCCAAGGATCGAGTTACCCAGCAGCACCAAGGATACGGCTTTGTAGAGTTCATGGGTGAAGAGGATGCAGACTATGCCATCAAGATAATGAACATGATAAAG CTATTTGGAAAACCTATACGAGTGAACAAGGCGTCAGCCCACCAGAAGAACCTTGATGTGGGTGCCAACATATTCATTGGCAACCTGGATCCAGAGGTGGATGAAAAGTTGCTATATGATACCTTCTCTGCCTTTGGTGTCATCCTCCAGACTCCCAAG ATTATGAGGGATCCAGATACTGGAAACTCGAAGGGATACGCGTTCATTAACTTTGCTTCCTTTGAAGCATCAGATGCTGCAATTGAAGCTATGAATGGTCAGTACCTGTGCAACAGATCCATTAGCATCTCGTATGCTTTCAAGAAAGACAGTAAAGGTGAACGTCACGGAACTGCTGCTGAGCGTCTGCTTGCTGCCCAGAATCCTCTGTCCCAGGCTGATAAGCCTCACCAGTTGTTTGcagatgctcctcctcctcccacccagtcagcacctcctcctcctgccccacctcctccccctgcaTCAGCTGGAGTCACACCCAGTGCCCATCCAGGCATGTCTGTGCCACCTCCTGGCTTACtggttcctcctccaccaccagtccctcctcctcctggcaccACTTCATCCATGCCACCCCTCCCCAGTGCTCCACCCACAACATCTGTCCCTCCACCTCCAggctctgctcctcctcttcctcctattcctcctccaccttccaagCCTCCTCTTCCAGGTCAGCCACCTCTGCCCCCTTCAGGACCCCCAGGACCTCCCTCAGGGCCTAACAACCCTCCGAACCAAGGGCCATATGGCCAGTATCCTCAGCGCATGCCTCCACCCCCATGGCAAGGTGGACCAGGCATGCCACCTCCCCCTGGGATGCCTCCTCCACGTTCTGGCCCCCCAGGTATGCCTCCCCCACCCGGGATGAGGCCACCTCCTCCAGGATGGAGACCACCTCATCCTGGTGGACCTCCAGGGAGGCCCCCCATTTGGCCGGCCTCCTTACCCTCCACGTGGGCCTCCAGGACCCCCCTCCTATGCCAGGCATGGGGCCAGCCATGCGGGGGTGGAGGGCCACCCCTCCCTCCGGGACCCCCTCCTTCAGGGGGTCCTGGAGGACCCATGCCACCAGGGCCTCCACCAAGGGGCATGAGACCACCTCCACCTGGAGTGTCTGCCCCTAACACTCAGAgtggacctcctcctcctggtatggcacctcctccccctccaccacgtcctcctcttccacctccacctcctggaggagaaaagtaa